A stretch of alpha proteobacterium HIMB59 DNA encodes these proteins:
- a CDS encoding diacylglycerol kinase-like protein (PFAM: Prokaryotic diacylglycerol kinase), with amino-acid sequence MDHKNKNILDAFWCSIDGLKILFEEKAARRELLLVIFSILYIFLMQPDLNMIIWLVVLPLLILSIEALNTGIEYTCDKITMDRSNKIKKAKDLGSAAIFLALVAYGAVVLLDISKLFLN; translated from the coding sequence ATGGATCACAAAAATAAAAATATCCTCGATGCTTTTTGGTGTTCTATTGATGGATTAAAAATTTTATTTGAAGAAAAAGCAGCGAGACGTGAACTCCTACTAGTTATTTTTTCAATTCTATATATTTTTTTGATGCAACCTGATTTGAATATGATCATTTGGCTTGTAGTATTGCCTTTATTAATCTTAAGCATTGAGGCTCTTAATACAGGAATTGAATACACCTGCGATAAGATCACAATGGATAGGTCAAATAAAATAAAAAAAGCTAAAGATTTAGGATCAGCTGCAATTTTTTTAGCTTTAGTTGCCTATGGCGCAGTAGTTTTGTTAGATATTAGTAAATTATTTTTAAACTGA
- a CDS encoding SET domain protein (PFAM: SET domain) encodes MTKDRKLYIRKNSKIHANGLFAKYDIEPGARIIEYRGLKITKAQSDKIADVHIAANKKQGTVGAVYIFTLNERYDINGKVAWNLAKYINHSCDPNCETDIVRGKIWINAIKNIKKGEELTYDYGYDMECFEDHPCRCGSKNCIGYIVRSNLRWRVEKKLKDKKKKK; translated from the coding sequence ATGACGAAAGATCGAAAACTGTATATTCGCAAAAATTCGAAAATTCATGCAAATGGACTTTTTGCAAAATATGACATCGAGCCTGGAGCTAGAATTATTGAATATCGTGGCTTAAAAATCACTAAAGCTCAGTCCGATAAAATCGCTGATGTTCATATTGCTGCCAATAAAAAACAGGGCACCGTTGGTGCTGTATATATTTTTACCCTAAATGAGCGCTACGATATCAATGGAAAAGTTGCATGGAATTTAGCAAAATATATCAATCATTCCTGTGATCCTAATTGTGAGACAGACATTGTGCGGGGTAAGATTTGGATTAATGCTATTAAAAACATAAAAAAAGGTGAGGAATTGACCTATGACTATGGATATGACATGGAATGTTTTGAGGACCATCCCTGTCGCTGTGGCTCCAAAAACTGCATTGGTTATATTGTTCGCAGTAATTTGCGTTGGCGCGTAGAAAAAAAATTAAAAGATAAAAAGAAGAAGAAATAA
- a CDS encoding Calcineurin-like phosphoesterase, translating into MKVTKHRSIFISDVHIGIRASKVKELLHFLKYNDCEHLYLLGDIIDGWRLKKNWFWVPDFNSFIQKVLRKARSGTKVYYIPGNHDEVFSDYCGFSFANIKVRKNRIHTTANNKRLLLMHGHEFDGIVLNSKWLAKIGAALYDYSVWFNNILNFCRRKLGFSYWSLSGYLKTRVKDAQRFIENFENACLERIKKNNCDGIVCGHIHHPQIKKIGDKTYHNLGDWVDSCSAMVEDFNGNLELVFWDEKKIQSLEKQILNKVSAA; encoded by the coding sequence ATGAAAGTTACCAAGCATCGCTCGATCTTTATTTCGGATGTTCATATTGGCATACGTGCTTCAAAAGTAAAGGAACTCTTACATTTCCTTAAATATAATGACTGTGAACATTTATATTTGTTAGGAGATATTATTGATGGATGGCGTTTAAAAAAAAATTGGTTTTGGGTCCCCGATTTTAATTCTTTTATACAAAAAGTTTTACGAAAAGCACGCTCAGGTACCAAAGTCTATTATATACCTGGAAACCATGATGAAGTTTTTTCAGATTATTGTGGTTTTTCATTTGCAAATATTAAAGTTCGCAAAAATAGAATTCATACAACAGCGAACAATAAAAGACTTCTCTTAATGCACGGGCATGAATTTGATGGAATAGTTCTAAATTCAAAATGGTTAGCAAAGATAGGTGCTGCCCTTTATGACTACTCTGTTTGGTTTAACAATATTTTAAACTTTTGTCGAAGAAAGCTTGGTTTTTCCTATTGGTCCTTATCAGGATATTTAAAAACACGAGTAAAAGATGCTCAACGGTTTATTGAAAATTTTGAAAATGCATGTCTTGAGAGAATAAAAAAAAATAATTGTGATGGAATTGTTTGTGGTCATATTCATCATCCCCAAATAAAAAAAATTGGAGATAAGACTTATCATAATCTAGGAGATTGGGTAGATAGCTGTAGTGCAATGGTTGAGGATTTTAATGGCAACTTGGAGCTAGTCTTTTGGGATGAAAAAAAAATCCAGTCTCTAGAAAAACAAATTCTTAATAAGGTATCTGCAGCTTGA
- a CDS encoding glycosyltransferase, family 1 (PFAM: Glycosyl transferases group 1) produces MKLLLVTDAWKPQVNGVVRSYLNTIPELEKMGMQVEVIHPELFKVRFGLPSYNEIKVVITRKKTLKNMMDQINPDHIHIATEGPLGFLARKICLAEKIVFSSSFHTRFPEYIQQRTKIPASFFYFFIKHFHNKAKKVLVPTPSMQAELIKMNFKNTVVWSRGVNHEKFGHYQKLDLGPGPIFSYIGRVATEKNIQAFLDLDLDGTKVVVGDGPQLNKLKKKYTDVKFVGYQFGQDLVNYYASSDVMVFPSKTDTFGNVVTEANATGTPVAAYDVTGPKDIIVNGINGFIGDNLKENVLNCLTIDRKKCQEYTKKFNWYECSKVFYDNIVA; encoded by the coding sequence TTGAAATTATTATTAGTAACGGATGCTTGGAAACCGCAAGTAAACGGCGTCGTCCGTTCTTATCTGAATACCATACCGGAATTAGAAAAAATGGGCATGCAGGTAGAAGTAATACATCCTGAGTTGTTTAAAGTTCGTTTTGGTCTTCCTTCGTATAATGAGATTAAAGTTGTGATTACTCGCAAAAAGACATTGAAAAATATGATGGATCAGATCAATCCTGATCATATTCACATCGCTACTGAGGGACCTTTGGGTTTTTTGGCTAGAAAAATTTGCCTTGCTGAAAAAATAGTATTTTCCTCTTCTTTTCACACACGGTTTCCTGAGTACATTCAACAACGTACAAAAATACCTGCAAGTTTTTTTTATTTTTTCATCAAGCATTTTCACAATAAAGCGAAAAAGGTTCTTGTTCCTACCCCATCCATGCAGGCCGAATTAATAAAAATGAATTTTAAAAATACCGTGGTCTGGTCAAGAGGGGTTAACCATGAAAAGTTTGGTCATTATCAAAAATTGGACCTTGGACCGGGCCCAATTTTTTCTTATATCGGTAGAGTCGCTACTGAAAAAAATATTCAAGCTTTTTTAGATCTAGATTTAGATGGAACTAAAGTTGTCGTTGGTGATGGACCACAATTAAATAAATTAAAAAAAAAATATACAGATGTAAAATTTGTTGGTTACCAGTTTGGCCAGGACTTAGTGAATTACTATGCTAGTTCAGATGTAATGGTTTTTCCTAGCAAGACTGATACCTTTGGAAATGTAGTAACTGAAGCAAATGCAACCGGTACACCAGTTGCTGCTTATGATGTAACAGGCCCTAAAGATATTATTGTTAATGGGATCAACGGTTTTATTGGTGATAATTTAAAAGAAAATGTTTTGAATTGTTTGACTATTGATCGAAAAAAATGCCAAGAATATACAAAAAAATTTAACTGGTATGAGTGTTCTAAGGTTTTTTATGATAATATTGTGGCTTGA
- a CDS encoding Acetyltransferase (GNAT) family (PFAM: Acetyltransferase (GNAT) family), producing MNFVHTLSDSKNWIINHKDQLEINWSEKDIELHLNKETSFNIYLLDQTNVKGALIGHFLYQDQKVSEFEILHIAVLPEFRNQGLGRMILEELEKQLKSTGKSVKIFLEASAINKFAIKLYEKLGYKAYNERKNYYGSNPINPSSLQDAILFAKTLNASS from the coding sequence TTGAACTTTGTACACACTCTATCTGATTCTAAAAATTGGATTATCAATCATAAAGACCAACTAGAGATTAATTGGAGTGAAAAAGATATTGAGCTACATCTCAATAAAGAAACAAGTTTTAACATTTATCTTCTAGATCAGACTAACGTCAAAGGTGCTTTGATAGGACATTTTTTATATCAAGATCAAAAGGTCAGTGAATTTGAAATTTTACACATTGCAGTTTTGCCTGAATTTAGAAACCAAGGGTTGGGAAGAATGATTTTAGAAGAGCTTGAAAAACAACTCAAAAGTACAGGAAAATCAGTCAAAATCTTTCTGGAAGCAAGTGCGATCAATAAATTTGCTATTAAACTTTATGAAAAATTAGGCTATAAAGCCTACAATGAACGAAAAAATTACTATGGGAGCAATCCTATAAACCCTTCTTCTTTGCAAGACGCAATTTTATTTGCAAAAACTCTTAATGCCAGTAGCTAA
- a CDS encoding tRNA-N(6)-(isopentenyl)adenosine-37 thiotransferase enzyme MiaB (PFAM: TRAM domain; Radical SAM superfamily; Uncharacterized protein family UPF0004~TIGRFAM: tRNA-N(6)-(isopentenyl)adenosine-37 thiotransferase enzyme MiaB; radical SAM methylthiotransferase, MiaB/RimO family), translating to MPVAKNFFIKTFGCQMNVYDSDKMKDIFLANNIQPTEDSFNADYVVLNTCHIREKATEKTFSDLGRIHKKGKKDQKVIVAGCVAQAEGELIQQRAPYVDLVIGPQSIQSLDKFLKKEDLSKAAITEFDAIEKFDTLNLIKRNHNSKSAFVTIQEGCDKFCHFCVVPYTRGAEYSRSVYELVDEVKSLVDLGVVEFTLLGQNVNAYHGADATGQSHSLASLINTISEIGGVERITYSTSHPINMTDDLIELHGTNQKLMPYLHLPVQSGSDNVLKLMNRKHTRDYYFEIIEKVRKAKPDIALSSDFIIGFPGETDQDFEDTLDLIRRVKYMNSYSFKYSPRPGTPAANKELINDEILDERLERTQALLNEQQLEYNKQFIKKTVQVLIDGAGKHEGQVKGKSEFNQSVALQGEKQIIGQIVPVQIKEALTHSLLGERA from the coding sequence ATGCCAGTAGCTAAAAATTTCTTTATCAAAACTTTTGGTTGTCAGATGAACGTTTATGACTCTGATAAAATGAAGGACATCTTTCTTGCTAATAACATTCAGCCTACAGAAGACTCTTTTAACGCCGATTATGTTGTCTTGAATACTTGTCATATACGAGAAAAGGCTACGGAAAAAACATTCTCTGACTTAGGGAGAATTCATAAAAAAGGTAAAAAAGATCAAAAAGTAATTGTAGCGGGCTGCGTTGCCCAAGCGGAGGGTGAGCTTATCCAACAACGTGCCCCTTACGTGGACTTAGTCATCGGACCTCAGTCAATCCAATCTCTTGATAAGTTTTTAAAAAAAGAAGACCTTTCTAAGGCAGCTATCACTGAATTCGATGCCATTGAAAAATTCGATACCCTTAATTTAATTAAAAGAAATCATAACAGCAAATCTGCTTTTGTTACTATTCAAGAAGGGTGTGATAAGTTTTGTCATTTCTGTGTCGTTCCTTATACAAGGGGCGCCGAATATTCTCGAAGTGTCTATGAATTAGTCGATGAGGTGAAATCCCTTGTGGATTTAGGCGTTGTAGAGTTTACTTTGTTGGGCCAAAACGTAAACGCTTATCACGGCGCGGATGCAACAGGTCAATCACACAGTTTGGCTTCTTTGATTAACACCATCTCTGAAATTGGAGGTGTAGAACGTATTACTTATTCAACGAGTCATCCGATTAATATGACAGATGATTTAATTGAACTCCACGGGACTAATCAAAAGCTTATGCCGTATCTGCATTTACCAGTTCAATCAGGATCTGATAATGTTTTAAAATTAATGAACCGTAAACATACCCGCGATTATTATTTTGAAATTATTGAAAAAGTAAGAAAAGCTAAGCCAGATATTGCTCTTTCTTCTGACTTTATTATTGGTTTTCCTGGCGAAACAGATCAAGATTTTGAGGATACGCTCGATTTAATTCGAAGAGTTAAATATATGAATTCTTACTCTTTTAAATACAGTCCTCGACCTGGAACTCCTGCTGCAAATAAAGAACTCATCAACGATGAGATTTTAGATGAGCGTTTAGAGCGTACTCAGGCTTTATTAAATGAACAACAACTAGAATATAATAAACAATTTATTAAAAAAACGGTTCAGGTATTAATTGATGGAGCAGGTAAACACGAAGGTCAAGTCAAAGGCAAATCAGAATTTAATCAAAGTGTAGCGCTGCAAGGAGAAAAACAAATCATCGGCCAGATTGTTCCTGTACAAATTAAAGAGGCATTGACTCATTCTTTATTAGGAGAGAGAGCTTAA
- a CDS encoding PhoH-like protein (PFAM: PhoH-like protein) has protein sequence MATSSIPLHQKKLEFEDNQFLSSLFGYHDKNLKVLEDKFKVKLYSRGNLLSIKGNRDPVEKAYFIIQGLYQKLKNKDITPEEIENNIDLAKPSYIKEQIEQDQKFQITTKLKTIYPKTKNQEIFLKQMRSKDIVFAVGPAGTGKTYMAVAYAVSLFVEGKINRLILSRPAVEAGERLGFLPGDMKEKIDPYLRPLYDALYEMMPGEEIDRKMVNNLIEIAPLAFMRGRTLNKSFIILDEAQNTLSTQMKMFLTRLGQDSKMVITGDLSQKDLPDNAKSGMQDAMEKLEKVKDIGFVHLNSSDVCRHSLVEKIINAYDK, from the coding sequence ATGGCTACTTCCAGTATTCCATTACATCAAAAAAAATTAGAGTTTGAAGATAATCAGTTTCTCTCTAGTTTATTTGGTTATCATGATAAGAACCTCAAAGTATTAGAAGATAAGTTTAAAGTAAAATTATACAGTCGCGGAAATTTACTCTCGATTAAAGGAAATCGTGACCCTGTAGAAAAAGCCTACTTCATTATTCAAGGTCTTTACCAAAAATTGAAAAATAAAGATATTACTCCAGAAGAAATCGAAAATAATATCGATTTAGCGAAGCCCTCTTATATTAAAGAGCAAATTGAACAAGATCAGAAATTTCAAATTACAACCAAACTTAAAACAATTTATCCCAAAACAAAAAACCAAGAAATTTTTCTAAAACAAATGAGATCAAAAGATATAGTTTTTGCCGTTGGACCTGCTGGAACAGGAAAAACTTATATGGCTGTTGCATACGCAGTGAGTTTATTTGTTGAAGGTAAAATCAATCGTCTTATTCTCTCTCGACCTGCTGTGGAAGCCGGAGAGCGCTTGGGATTTCTACCTGGGGATATGAAAGAAAAAATTGATCCTTATTTAAGACCCCTTTATGACGCTTTATATGAAATGATGCCCGGAGAAGAAATCGACCGAAAAATGGTGAATAATTTAATTGAAATAGCCCCATTGGCTTTTATGAGAGGACGCACCCTTAATAAGTCTTTCATTATCTTAGATGAAGCACAAAATACCTTATCTACTCAAATGAAAATGTTTTTAACAAGACTAGGGCAAGACTCCAAAATGGTGATTACGGGCGACTTAAGTCAAAAAGATTTACCGGATAATGCGAAAAGTGGAATGCAGGATGCGATGGAAAAATTAGAAAAAGTGAAAGATATCGGCTTTGTTCATTTAAATAGTAGTGATGTGTGCCGCCACAGTTTAGTTGAAAAAATAATAAACGCTTACGACAAGTAA
- a CDS encoding metalloprotein, YbeY family (PFAM: Uncharacterized protein family UPF0054~TIGRFAM: metalloprotein, YbeY/UPF0054 family), with the protein MKIKNKKFEIEFIGDTQLKKFLRDSKDRLKKLSEYFQILHQNEDQTMITIKIVSNEEIKILNKEFRNKNKVTDVLSFPDEHAAGDIAIADSYILNKNKSINAQNFFMLVGHGLLHLFGYTHYDKQSRSNMRFLENTFMLMLGLKKVHED; encoded by the coding sequence TTGAAAATTAAAAACAAAAAATTTGAAATTGAATTTATAGGTGATACCCAACTTAAAAAATTTTTGCGAGACTCTAAAGATCGACTTAAAAAACTATCAGAATACTTTCAAATTCTTCACCAAAATGAAGATCAAACGATGATTACCATAAAAATTGTCTCCAATGAGGAAATAAAAATTTTAAATAAAGAATTTAGAAATAAGAATAAAGTAACCGATGTTCTTTCATTCCCTGATGAGCACGCTGCTGGTGATATTGCAATAGCAGATAGTTATATTCTCAATAAGAATAAAAGCATCAATGCTCAAAACTTTTTTATGTTAGTAGGTCACGGTCTTTTGCATCTTTTTGGCTATACTCATTATGATAAACAATCTCGATCTAATATGAGATTTTTAGAGAATACATTTATGTTAATGTTAGGATTAAAAAAAGTTCATGAAGATTAA
- a CDS encoding CBS domain protein,putative metal-transport related protein (PFAM: CBS domain; Transporter associated domain), with translation MKIKRNIAMSLIKDLIQDEKFKKEMIDLISSTSDSSGVARHEEKKIFNNLLKVHKKNVDDVMVPRGEIIFIDEKIDKENLIKIINREAHSRMPVVKGELENCLGMVHIKDLFKKINNKSFNIKSLLREVLFIPSATPVFNLLQKMKKQNIHLAIVMDEFNSVAGLVTIEDLVEEIVGEIEDEHDKEETPMYHLKNNNLVMDAAMLVDDFEREFDVSIPEELKEDVGTIGGIIFNLAGRIPKKKEKFTINKKLSFTIHKVSSRKILEVIVHGVKSQ, from the coding sequence ATGAAGATTAAACGAAATATTGCCATGTCCCTGATTAAAGATCTTATTCAGGATGAAAAGTTCAAAAAAGAAATGATTGATTTGATTTCATCAACTTCAGATAGCTCAGGGGTGGCCAGACATGAAGAAAAAAAGATCTTCAATAATTTATTAAAAGTTCATAAAAAAAATGTCGATGATGTGATGGTTCCCAGAGGAGAAATCATTTTTATTGATGAAAAAATTGATAAAGAAAATTTAATTAAAATTATCAATAGAGAGGCACACTCTCGTATGCCGGTGGTCAAAGGCGAGCTGGAAAACTGCCTTGGTATGGTTCATATCAAGGATTTATTTAAGAAAATCAACAATAAATCATTCAATATAAAAAGCCTTTTACGCGAGGTATTGTTTATCCCTTCCGCGACACCGGTTTTTAATCTTCTTCAAAAAATGAAAAAACAAAATATTCACCTCGCCATTGTTATGGATGAATTCAATAGCGTTGCGGGGTTAGTGACCATTGAAGATCTCGTGGAAGAGATTGTTGGTGAGATTGAGGATGAACACGATAAAGAGGAAACCCCAATGTATCATCTGAAAAATAATAATCTTGTGATGGATGCTGCGATGTTGGTTGATGATTTTGAAAGAGAGTTTGATGTTTCCATTCCAGAGGAGTTAAAGGAAGATGTGGGCACTATTGGGGGAATTATTTTTAATTTGGCTGGTCGTATCCCTAAGAAAAAAGAAAAATTTACTATAAATAAAAAATTATCATTCACCATACATAAAGTTTCTTCTAGAAAAATTTTAGAAGTTATTGTTCATGGTGTTAAATCCCAATAG
- a CDS encoding Apolipoprotein N-acyltransferase (PFAM: Carbon-nitrogen hydrolase~TIGRFAM: apolipoprotein N-acyltransferase), whose translation MVLNPNSLSLFFSRQFLVIVISAFLILLSLPPFGLSLSYWIGITLFFYFLLRDQTFKLKHIFIFFYFIQFISLIWIIQSFSSGGWGYLILGVILISFLAGFIAFLHLGSIQFIYYFFRGKNLLPFLLPLSLSITELLKEFIIGGFPWNPSAIIYYKNLFVLKSLPMLGVYGLGLAIHLIIGLMLLCLVNGKRFSLYIISILVIISFSLGFIKQQPHSQQVEESLNFLVIQPNIYESLVNHDVLENLEKYEQLTLEALQQKPEADIIIWPEGSLPIDLNNRPGLLQRLGSIIGDNQKLILGSSAIEKDVLLYNRLYVLNEKGAIEQFYDKQKLVLFGEYVPWVKPLVSRFLNLGMNYVPGKDQSLINLPNEVKATPMICFESIFEYQSINQNICKSDLVIQISNDSWFGKWYGPQQHLANSLIRSVEFQKTLIRSTPSGVSAVIQPNGAISHRIDNDQRGYFYFSYNPSDQIINCSSTLYYVISLLLLILISSWIYVRVKK comes from the coding sequence ATGGTGTTAAATCCCAATAGTTTGTCTTTATTTTTTTCTCGACAATTTTTAGTTATTGTCATCAGTGCTTTTCTTATTCTTTTATCACTTCCGCCATTTGGACTTTCTCTTTCTTATTGGATAGGAATAACACTTTTTTTTTATTTTTTATTAAGAGATCAAACGTTTAAGTTAAAACATATTTTTATTTTTTTTTATTTCATTCAATTCATTAGTCTGATTTGGATTATTCAATCTTTTTCATCAGGAGGTTGGGGCTACTTAATTTTAGGGGTTATTTTGATTTCATTCCTTGCAGGTTTTATTGCATTTCTCCATTTAGGATCTATTCAATTTATTTATTATTTTTTTCGTGGAAAAAATTTATTACCCTTTTTATTACCTTTAAGTCTAAGCATCACAGAGCTATTAAAAGAATTTATAATTGGGGGATTTCCGTGGAACCCCTCTGCAATCATTTATTATAAAAATCTCTTTGTCTTAAAATCACTACCTATGCTGGGTGTCTATGGTTTAGGCTTAGCTATCCATTTAATAATAGGTTTAATGTTACTGTGTCTAGTTAATGGGAAACGCTTTAGTCTTTATATAATAAGTATCCTTGTCATAATTTCATTTTCCTTGGGCTTTATAAAACAACAACCGCATTCTCAACAGGTTGAGGAGTCTTTAAATTTTTTAGTTATTCAGCCTAACATCTATGAGTCATTGGTTAACCATGATGTCTTAGAAAATCTTGAAAAATATGAACAATTAACTCTTGAAGCACTTCAACAAAAACCTGAGGCAGATATTATTATTTGGCCTGAAGGGTCACTTCCCATTGATTTGAATAACAGACCAGGATTATTGCAGCGACTGGGGAGCATTATTGGAGATAATCAAAAACTCATCTTAGGTTCCAGCGCCATAGAAAAAGATGTCCTGCTTTATAATCGTCTTTATGTATTGAATGAAAAGGGAGCGATCGAACAGTTTTACGATAAGCAAAAGTTAGTTTTGTTTGGAGAATACGTACCTTGGGTCAAACCTCTTGTGAGTCGTTTTTTAAATTTAGGAATGAACTATGTTCCAGGAAAAGATCAATCGCTGATTAACTTACCAAATGAAGTAAAGGCAACACCTATGATTTGTTTTGAGTCGATATTTGAATACCAATCAATAAATCAAAATATTTGCAAATCAGATTTGGTTATACAAATTTCCAATGACTCCTGGTTTGGCAAATGGTATGGACCTCAACAGCATTTAGCTAATTCTTTAATTCGCAGCGTTGAATTTCAAAAAACTCTGATACGATCAACTCCATCAGGGGTTTCTGCCGTTATCCAACCTAATGGAGCTATTAGTCATCGAATTGATAATGATCAACGAGGTTACTTTTATTTCTCTTACAATCCTAGTGATCAAATTATAAATTGCTCTTCGACACTATATTATGTGATTAGTTTGTTACTTTTAATTTTAATTTCTAGTTGGATCTATGTTCGAGTCAAAAAATAA
- a CDS encoding tRNA (guanine-N(7)-)-methyltransferase (PFAM: Putative methyltransferase~TIGRFAM: tRNA (guanine-N(7)-)-methyltransferase), which translates to MFESKNKYFGRKKGKSFARLEQFQKFLVPPSKEFFKKIKKPRVLEIGIGDGEKISADAKLYPEINYIGCDIFADGVLRAIRNSKENSLQNLLVFHLNIQDILPFIPAKYFDGIRVFFPDPWPKTKHKRRRTFNRELVQTLSSKLKKNGYIHFATDHGDYFLDALVLLQDQGYRMDNISPNSWKYNEFNALDTKFEKKALDKNHKLFYFSVLKNY; encoded by the coding sequence ATGTTCGAGTCAAAAAATAAATATTTTGGTAGAAAAAAAGGTAAGTCTTTTGCTCGATTAGAGCAGTTTCAAAAATTTCTAGTGCCTCCATCAAAAGAATTTTTCAAAAAAATAAAAAAGCCAAGAGTGTTAGAGATAGGTATCGGTGATGGTGAAAAAATAAGTGCAGATGCAAAACTATATCCAGAAATTAATTATATTGGTTGTGATATTTTTGCAGATGGTGTTCTGCGAGCTATCCGCAACTCGAAGGAAAATTCTCTTCAGAACCTTTTAGTTTTCCACTTAAACATTCAAGATATTCTCCCTTTTATTCCAGCTAAATACTTTGATGGTATTCGAGTGTTCTTTCCTGATCCCTGGCCTAAAACAAAACATAAAAGAAGAAGAACTTTTAATCGTGAGTTAGTTCAAACCTTGAGCTCTAAATTAAAGAAAAATGGTTATATCCATTTTGCCACCGATCATGGTGATTATTTTTTAGATGCGCTCGTTTTATTGCAGGATCAAGGATATCGAATGGATAATATCAGCCCCAATTCATGGAAATACAATGAATTCAATGCTTTAGACACCAAATTCGAGAAAAAAGCCTTAGACAAAAATCATAAATTATTCTATTTTAGCGTTCTTAAAAATTATTAA